In Calliopsis andreniformis isolate RMS-2024a chromosome 9, iyCalAndr_principal, whole genome shotgun sequence, the genomic window CATCCACCAGATGCAGCAGCTGCTACAGCAACAGATATTGAACCCCACGCAACTGCAGTCCTTCATGCAGCAGCACACGCTCTAcctgcagcaacagcagcagcaacatcaTCAGGTACTCTATTCATAGAATTGTACTACACCTGGGAAATAAACTCAGAGAATTGCCGTCCCTGAACAATGGAGGCAGTGTGTTAAAAAGTGCTTTAATTCTTGAAAACTTGGCTTGTGTCTTTAAGACACTTGAATTGTTACAGGACTCGTCCTCGGAGCATGCGTCGAACCAGGACCGATTTGGCTACTTTTCGTCTTTAAAAGACGTAAGTATTTCAATCGTTTCGATTCTTATTGTGAAGGCGCTGACAGAGTCTCGAGTTTCTCGGGCAGGGGGTCTCGTCCTTCCAAGCTTATTGTGCGCGGTCCTTCAGAGTACATTAGCGAAGTTTGTCCTTTTTATCGAGCAAGCAGTGCATCCTGGCATAGTTAAACATCTTTCAGGATACTCTCGCGGGTAAACAGACCGCCTTTTATCACCCTCCGTTGACCATtgataattttaattataaaaagcGTCTGTTTGACGGGCTACATTCTTCCTCCCGCTTTCCCTTTCCCATCTTTTGGTGAAGCTGCGCAAACATTCAAGCGTCTCTCCTACGATAACAAGAACTAAAAGATGCTTTGAGAGGCTGTCTACTGTAACGCTCCTCGTTcactttaaaaattcaaatattttgcaACTTCTGCAGCGCTCCACTGGTAAACCGTGAAACCGTTTGCTTTGCAACTCTTTCAGGAGAAGGGAGAGATCTGAAAATTCGCGCATTTAGTCGGGGAGGCTGGGAACTTCGATGCTGTGCACAGAGAGTTGCGATACTTGATACCAGTGGACAAGCTTTAACTTTATCATTATCGTTGTGATAACTCTGTGTCGTAAATTAAGACACTGAGGTTTCGAAATCTTCGTTTTCAGAAGTTTCAAGTTTTCTACGAGAAAATATTCTTCCTACGTCGAACATGTCTCGCACAAGCAATACAAAGGACATTTCGACGCAAATACGTGTTGCCGCCTAGCATACAAGTCGGATAGCTTGGATGGGAGGCGTCAAATATTTATTTAGCGGCATGGTCTGACCGGATCGCCTTTGCTCTGTAAACTTAAACAGTCCACTCGAGATTATCTCTGGCTCGCACGAAAGACGATCGCACCCACTCAAGGATCTAACATTTTTCTATCGATTTGTCGTCTTTCTTAAATCCTCCACAAAGAGTAATAATCTTTGCGCTCGCACAGTGTACAAATTCGCTGCAGCTTCTTCATTAGTGGCGTTTTAGCTCGTTAAACGCACAGTTCTTGCTTATAGTACAATATGATAAAGGGCGTCTACTCTGGAGTTTGTTTTAAAATATCCCCGAGGCTCGGAGGGGATGAACAGAGAGGAAGGAGGGAGCAAGGTTCCCCGAGGACGAGATAAGCAATTAAGCATCGCCATCAGCCCGTTGTGTCTCGTTGTTTGTCTTCGGGGTACCCATCAACTGCCCTGTGTCTTCTTCTTGCTTCGCCCGCGAATTATCTGTGCCCGTGATTTATTCACCAGAGCCAAGATGTCCAACGCTCCCCTCGTTCGTTCTTCTTTCTTTCCCTCGGCGTTCTAATTTGCTCCACCAAGAGGTGTTTGCATTCTGGACGAGCTAGGACCATCAGACGTTCGTTTCGAGAGACAAATTCTGACGATTGTTTGGAAATTCGATTGTTTGCTTTGCTTTAGCACCAGCACCAGTTCGCAGAGCTGGGCAGGAAGAAGCTGGAGCAGGCGATACAGCAActgcaggaacagttgcagctaAATGTTATCCAGCAGACGCACCTGCTGCAGACAGCCGACAAGAAGAAGGCCTCCGCGCCTCTTCAGCAACTGGCGCTGCAGCAGCAACGATTGATCCAGCAGTTACAGATCATGCAGAGCCAGTATCTTCTTCAGCAGGGGTTGGGTCTTCAGGGTCATAATCCTTCTTCAGGTAATGTGAAGATATGACTTATGTATAACATTATCATTTACCACTCGTCGTCCTTAAAGAATTAGAATGTTATTACTGCGAAAATATacttaaaataatttcaatcaaGAAGCGAATCTTCAGGAAACAAGCACGATGGCCAACGCGTGCACACGCGCGCGTAATTCCCGAGGAAAGTTGACGTAGGAGGCAACCCCTTGATTTAAACCACCACCCCTCGCCAACGTTCCCATTCTCGAGCCCCTACAGTCCCTATTCCCGAGTAATCCACCCCTCCACTTTCTCATTTTCCACTTCACCCTGGGCGAAAGTTTCCCCGTGGAAGTGTTTCGGTCGCGCAGCCTCTCGTTTCGACGATGTTTTTCTTTCTGACGCGCGTGCACGGGTGAAATAATAGAAGCGGGCTGGAAAAGCGGCGGGAGCTCGCGCGCCTCGAGTGCCACGAACTCGGAAACTCACGCGTGAAATAAGCCTGCCCATCGTTTCCCTTTCCGCGATCCTTCTGCTCTTTGATGCGCATTCTTCTCCTCACAATCGTTTTACACCTGCACTTTTCCCCCTTTCGTTCTCTTTTTCCGGTTGTTAGCGCTCACTTTTTGCAGGCAAATTACTCATAGGTAACTTCATCAGAGCGTATTGCTGGCTGAAAGCTTaaacttttattaaaattatagttTGCGAtgaatatttctattttatttcaaaGGCTACCTTAGGTGACAATATGAGATTATTCTGCTTTGTAAGAATAAAAGGataatgaatgctcaatctcgtGGAAATTCTGAACAGGTCTGCAGCCAGGTGAAGGTCTGCCCATTTGGAAGTCGGAAACACCTGATGGTCCAGAATCCCACCAGAACTCCAACGTTCAAAAATCTGGGACTGGACTCAACGGTAAACAGAGTTTTCGAGCCTTCAGAGAATCTTTGCCCCCTTCTTTTCTTGtttctgtatattttttattccccTCGTTCTCTTCCTTGCCCCGTTCTTTTTCTTTTGCTTTTATCTTGCGAATACGACGTTCGTTTCCGGACTATCGCAGGACTTCTGAATTCGACAGTGTCGAGTCGGCGGTCGGAGATGAACGGCACCACTCCACTGGACGAGAAACCGTTGGACGTTTCCTCGAACGACAAGGCTCACCCCCTCTACGGTCATGGGGTCTGCAAGTGGCCAGGCTGTGAAGTTATTTGTGAAGACTATCAAGCATTCCTTAAGTGAGTTCAATTTTTTCCATTTCATTGTTAAATGCATGTTGAAAGTAGGTGGTACAGCCGAGTCCTAAACCAAGAGCCTTAATATTAGTTATTCTTCACTGGAGGATTGctgattttaaatttaaatcacTGGTAACAGAACTGTGACTGTGGGCAGTATGAAAAGGTTGACGGAAGTATAAACAGACGTAAAAATCAGAGATTGGTCAATTGGTCGATGACCTAAGAGCTTGCATCATCACACCGCGTCATCCATTAAACTGTCCACAAAGATCACAGTCCCAGTAGTATAGATGTGAATTATAATTTAACGCCCACGACACATTGAGACGATCGCAGTTTCAGCCTGGTTTGGGATGTCGGCTGTACCCCGACGGAAACTAGGTAAATCCGCCGCGGATGGATGGGATCTTTGAAGCAGGCGAAAGCAGTGGAGGGAAGAATAAAGTCGGCAATTTCGTTCGGGTGGAATGAGTTAGAGGGCACCCCAGAGGTTGGGGGAGAGGAAGTGTAGAAAAATCGCTGAAGTCAGCGTATCTCATTGACATCCGGCACCTTCTCCATCGGTTTCAACCCCCAGCTGGCTCCCCTGGCCCCCTTGGTCGGCAATCCCTAGTAATCACGCGGCTCGTCGGCGCAAACTCCCTCAAACAAGCCGTTACTCGAgagaagaaaaaaaggaaaacgctAATTACCTTTGTCTCATTAATATTCACGACATTCGACCGCATCGTTATGCCTCTCGGCCCTAATCCCCGTCCCTGTCCCCATGCCCCTACCCTTACTTCCTTCCCATAGACTCTCCCGCATTCTTGGCCTTAACCAACCACCCTCCACTGCTTTCTTCACCCTCTTTCACCCTTCGCGATACAGCGGACGAGGCCGTTCCGTCGGCGACGAAGAAGGATTACGGAAATTCTTAAATACGGAATCTTGTTGGCGCCCCCTGCCTCCAGGGACGGGATTCTTTTGGTGTCCCCGACACAGGGGGTGAGACCCACCGAGGTGGAGACAAACGTTCCTCCATATAATATCGCAGTGGCTTTGATTCCGCGATAAACGAGCCGAAATTGCTCGGGACATAATTTTATTACTGTCCTGACGAAACGAGGGGTTCACTGGACGCGGGAAGAGGGTTGAACGTATTTTTATAGTGAAGGAACGGGACTGTTTTGAACGGTGTTGCAGGCACTTAAACACGGAGCACACGCTGGACGATAGATCGACGGCGCAAGCCAGGGTTCAGATGCAAGTGGTCTCTCAGTTGGAGATACAGTTGCAGAAGGAACGGGACCGGCTGACTGCCATGATGCACCATCTGCACGGCCTCAAGCAAATGGCCTCCCCTGAACCACCTAAGTCATCAGAATCATCGGTGAGTTTTCCTTAAAAGCACCTTATAGCATATCCTCTTACTTTGTAATAAATAACTAGCAGTTAAGAAGAAAATAGAATACAAAGCGTAAAAGGTCCTTCAATTTATCTCTCAATAATTTACTTAATTAGCACTCTCGGGACGCGCAATTTAATGGAAGCCATAAGACAAAGGGTTAGCATAAAAATCTCCATTCCCTGCCATGGAAGGTACTCATTCAACCAATAATCCTCCGACTCGTTAAAGTGGCCGTCAAAAGTTGCTCGATCGGAAGTCACTTGCGTGAAACAATATGTCAGGCGTTATACGAGGACACGGGTGGCAATAATCGCGCGATGATGCTTCGTGGTCTCTGGCCGAATGGTCCTGGCGAGGAGGCCAGGATCAAGAAAAACGGCCCTAACGATCCTGTCACGGTGTAAACTCTTCTGCGGTACGAGCACGCGGAGAGTCGTAAAGCTGGATTTTCACGACGCCCCCGCAGGGGGGTGAGGTGGAAATTTTACGAGTTTCTCGCGGCCAACAACAAGCAGCCAGTTTCAGTTTTAACGCGCCGCCCGACTCGACTCGCTAATTTATACATAAAGTTTGCATTAATAATTCATCGGGTCCCCGTTGATTTTATATCGCCTTAATTAAAACCTCTAACAAGTCCGGCAGTCGGAGAATACCAATATCGCATTAGCCATCCGCGACGGTCGTGGCCCTCCCTTTTGGTCGACTTAATTATTTTAACGCGAGAAGGGAGGAGGGCCTGCCCACGAAGGATCATCTCTGATATTGAGACCGTTCCGCTGAAATATTCCGATGCGGGAAgtatgaatatttaaatgtaacgtattatacttattatataatgaaaacttgacgatattgtacTGTTCTATAATTGGTCGCAAAATACAGAAAGCTTTCTGAAATTAAACTGAATATCGCGGGATACTCGGCCAGAAAAATGAACACAGAATATGATCCAACCTTTTTTACATTTATTATTCCTTAAAAAATTGTACTACGCTTTAATTTCTGTTTTCTTGGTGAAAAATGATATATTGTTTTCTATCTAAAATGTCCATGTTGTTCCTTCCAGACGGGCTCGAGTATACCAAAGCTGAATCTCTCCACGGCCCTGATGAACCAGCCACCTCCTAACTTCGGCGTGTCCCAAGTGCCTCCAGTCTCGATGTCCGCTTTGGTGTCGGCGGTGAGGTCACCAGCGGGAGGACAActgccaccttcggtcggtggTCCACCGATGCCACCCATTCCCAACATGCCGAACATGTCTGGGATGCCTCCGCTACCGAACATGCCAGGCAGCATGCCAACTATGGCGGGACCCATCAGGCGGCGAATCAGCGATAAATCGCTCTCGTTGGCAGGAGGTAAGGTTTATCGTTTGTTTCCTTCagtaattctgtattttatacgGTTCTAACCATAGTTTCTTTGGGGAGATCGATCAGGAATGTCGAAATAGTTTGCCACGCGATCGTTAGATTGGAGTTCTTCCGTTTTACCTGTGCTGAAATGGAAATCTTATAGGAACAGGGACAGAATAGCGTGCGCGTTCTTTATAATTTCTTTTGttatatttattcatttttatgaCACACGGTTTTTGGGAAATGGATTAAAATATCATCCCGAAAAAAGGTGAAACGAAAGACATGTGAATTCAGAAATGAAATACTATTCGTAGGACTGTATGAGGAGGGCACTGTAAGGCGCAGAGTAGCCGTCGATAGATCTGGATTAGATATTAACGAAGGTAACGATTAAACCAAAATTCAGTTGGGGAGACGCGCGATCCGTGAAATGCCTCCACTGTTCTTGAACTAATCGCAGCATTTTTCGGTAAGGAATATAGGTTGTTAAAGAGTAACATAACTTCACTCAGAACTAGAGGTGAATTTATGCTCTAATCGCGGCATTTCTCGGCTCGTTCACGTCAAATGCGCCCCGACGGAAAGAAAATCCTGTAGCAAATGCTCTTTACGGTCCTCTCTTGGTCTCGTGCCTTTTCCTGTCGTAAACTCTACCACACGCACAGATTACGATTCACGGTAGCAACAGCGTCACGTGAGCTACAGTGTTCGACACCTTGTTGGCGGCGTAGGacaatcgaataggtagagagCGAAAGGTGCAacggaaataaaatgaaaacatACAGAAAAAGAGAAACGGATAAAAAAGACAAAGAAATGATACAAAAAgaaatatgaaatttttaatatacgCCAGTTTCGAACCTCTTTCTTACCGATGCTTCTGTTGTTTCCTTATTTCTTGTGCTGCCCGCCCTCCCCACCGTGTAGGGCTGCCCTACATGCTGGAGCGTGCTGGCCTTGACGTCCAACAAGGTACTGTCAACCTTCTTTCCACGCTCCTTTGGTGGCTTTAAAAGGATTTTCTTAAAGGGTGCACCCTATTGCATGCTGGAGATCTTCCCCACCCTCTGCCACGCCACCCTTTCCTCTCATGTAGAAGTAGAGTTAACTCCACCTTTCAGATACTTCCACAATTGCCTGTAACGAAGAAGGTACCCGATCGAGAAGTATTTGCTTCTTTCCCCTCCCTCCAAACATCTCCGATCGCTTTTTGCTTACCCTTTGGTCTAGCCTTAAGAATGTCGCTCATAGTTTTCAGTCTGTATTTGTTTCTTGAGCATGCAATCAAACAAACGTTCGCCTATCTCTGTGGCGAGTTTCTCAGTCATCGCGATGCATTTATTTGTCGGTCGGTTCGGATTCGTCACATTTATATGATGAGCTTGTAATTTGCAAGACGAATTGAACTACATCTTGCAAATAAATTCAAGACGGGATGTTAGTATAGATGTTAAAGGAAGGGTTCCATAGTTAGAGTATAGTATTCACAAAAAGGAGTAAATTAAATCAAATTTTTGTATTACAAAGATTACTAAAGTACTTTTTACAGCTCCTTGTGAGTAGCGTTTAATCTTAGGAAATTGACCCCTTTTTCTAACATCTCAAAtatctttttaataaaatattgaatGTATCACGAATATTCACACTGTAAACGTTTGCTTCTTCATCGTGAACCCACCGATTGCCTCGCGCACAGAAACGGAGGATATCGATAAACCTACCCTTCAATAAAGTAAAGACTATCACAACCCCCATCGTGTTTTTCTTATGAAGAAAACGAAACAAATGATGCCTCTTAATTATTTCAGAGATTCAACGAAATAAGGACTTTTACAAGCATGCCGACGTAAGACCACCGTTCACGTATGCATCCTTAATTCGACAGGTGAGTAGTTGAATATACGACGCGTCCCTTGCATCCTACATAATTGAAACTGAAAATGAATGGTCCCATAAAATCGTCCCTTCTAGTCCGTTTAATTTGGACGGAACACTCGTAACTGGGTGAGGACAAATGTTGCATACTCACTTGAAAAGAAGAATCTATACTAAATTGAGTATTTTTGTCTTACTTCTGTTTTCCAGTCAATCATCGAGTCTCCAGAGAAACAGCTGACGCTGAACGAGATCTACAATTGGTTCCAGTCCACGTTCTGCTACTTCCGGCGCAACGCGGCCACGTGGAAGGTATATCCTTTGAATTTAGTAACAGTAAAGCGCTTAGCAAAGGCGAAGTCCAAGAGAATGATCATGACAGTTTCCACTGAAATTTCGACAGCTTTTCTTAGATTCTTCTTTCGGCTCTGAACAAAATATTCAACTCTCGTATCTTAAGCGATTCAGCTCGCGGCGGGTAATGTCGTGGAAAAACGAGGGAGTAAAAGTCGAAATAATTCATCGGACTCGATGTCGCGATTACGGGTACCGTGAAACGTTGCCATGCATCTAGGAAGCCTGAAATAATTCCGCCTCTAAATGGATGAACTCAGAGCGTGGCTCCGCGGCAGAGTTATGCAACGGGTTTGATTGCGAGTCACAAAGACGAAACGACTGGCCGTGCAATTTGCATTTACGAGCAGATTAAGCTGAATGCGTTTAACTAGAAAGGATGAGCTTTCAAGAATCTCGGATAATCTTACtatattaatttaaattaacAGGCTAAGTGACGCGGCGAGCAGCGACGAGCTGGTAACGATAATTGTGTTGCTTTTCCCGATTTCAAAGGGGGAGAAGTCGCTCGGTAACGTGTGGAACGTTTCGATTCGCTCGTCGACTGTCCATCACAACCATATCCATTCTATTCTGATCGTTAAACGTGCAAGTATCGCGCCTTTTCTTAGCATCTACCGTCTAGGAAAGCTCACAATTAACCATCTTATTTTCAACTTTATTCTCCGCTATCTTTGATTCATCCGAGCTTGACAAACATCCGCAGGAAAATCGTTGAATATTTGTCAACTAGAAGGATCGTCGAGCACGAGT contains:
- the Foxp gene encoding forkhead box transcription factor P isoform X10; translated protein: MLEPRWRPVQGHIGENPFDNGSWVKEQFQPSAVPWQLNPRGHARPSDDGIMDHDTDGDGAINLSTSQRPSAATTPNGDTPSYGQDQQDNDQATSLFAALKQQQQTPRDSVPSSRDRENRDRDRLSVRSRENSRSNELGGSLAEQQQQQQQQQQQQQQELTIEYQSNGKLSPAGHAVTTAPMTQQKQPIITQQSQQPSSGAPGPQPSPHQSPQAPQRGSPPNPSQGPPPGGPPGAPPSQNPSQMMLSPASGIHQMQQLLQQQILNPTQLQSFMQQHTLYLQQQQQQHHQDSSSEHASNQDRFGYFSSLKDHQHQFAELGRKKLEQAIQQLQEQLQLNVIQQTHLLQTADKKKASAPLQQLALQQQRLIQQLQIMQSQYLLQQGLGLQGHNPSSGLQPGEGLPIWKSETPDGPESHQNSNVQKSGTGLNGLLNSTVSSRRSEMNGTTPLDEKPLDVSSNDKAHPLYGHGVCKWPGCEVICEDYQAFLKHLNTEHTLDDRSTAQARVQMQVVSQLEIQLQKERDRLTAMMHHLHGLKQMASPEPPKSSESSTGSSIPKLNLSTALMNQPPPNFGVSQVPPVSMSALVSAVRSPAGGQLPPSVGGPPMPPIPNMPNMSGMPPLPNMPGSMPTMAGPIRRRISDKSLSLAGEIQRNKDFYKHADVRPPFTYASLIRQSIIESPEKQLTLNEIYNWFQSTFCYFRRNAATWKNAIRTNLSLHKCFVRYEDDFGSFWMVDDAEFLKRRHLSRGRPRKYDPTPSPTPPHLSAQGVPSKSPTLTHSPTMYGDALNANLQYFQAALGDSNMGFLNNTMCTSTTTSPDKEHILAHNDLMSPLDEPAVHIKQEGQSPEGGKLTRLIKRELVDAPAEQEGEDDQVDEREYPESHGHDSGQDEDMAEDLSMAPDIMTPEDQMEA
- the Foxp gene encoding forkhead box transcription factor P isoform X8, which gives rise to MLEPRWRPVQGHIGENPFDNGSWVKEQFQPSAVPWQLNPRGHARPSDDGIMDHDTDGDGAINLSTSQRPSAATTPNGDTPSYGQDQQDNDQATSLFAALKQQQQTPRDSVPSSRDRENRDRDRLSVRSRENSRSNELGGSLAEQQQQQQQQQQQQQQELTIEYQSNGKLSPAGHAVTTAPMTQQKQPIITQQSQQPSSGAPGPQPSPHQSPQAPQRGSPPNPSQGPPPGGPPGAPPSQNPSQMMLSPASGIHQMQQLLQQQILNPTQLQSFMQQHTLYLQQQQQQHHQDSSSEHASNQDRFGYFSSLKDHQHQFAELGRKKLEQAIQQLQEQLQLNVIQQTHLLQTADKKKASAPLQQLALQQQRLIQQLQIMQSQYLLQQGLGLQGHNPSSGLQPGEGLPIWKSETPDGPESHQNSNVQKSGTGLNVSSRRSEMNGTTPLDEKPLDVSSNDKAHPLYGHGVCKWPGCEVICEDYQAFLKHLNTEHTLDDRSTAQARVQMQVVSQLEIQLQKERDRLTAMMHHLHGLKQMASPEPPKSSESSTGSSIPKLNLSTALMNQPPPNFGVSQVPPVSMSALVSAVRSPAGGQLPPSVGGPPMPPIPNMPNMSGMPPLPNMPGSMPTMAGPIRRRISDKSLSLAGGLYEEGTVRRRVAVDRSGLDINEEIQRNKDFYKHADVRPPFTYASLIRQSIIESPEKQLTLNEIYNWFQSTFCYFRRNAATWKNAVRHNLSLHKCFMRVENVKGAVWTVDEVEFYKRRPQRACSTTGGVPSKSPTLTHSPTMYGDALNANLQYFQAALGDSNMGFLNNTMCTSTTTSPDKEHILAHNDLMSPLDEPAVHIKQEGQSPEGGKLTRLIKRELVDAPAEQEGEDDQVDEREYPESHGHDSGQDEDMAEDLSMAPDIMTPEDQMEA
- the Foxp gene encoding forkhead box transcription factor P isoform X3, producing the protein MLEPRWRPVQGHIGENPFDNGSWVKEQFQPSAVPWQLNPRGHARPSDDGIMDHDTDGDGAINLSTSQRPSAATTPNGDTPSYGQDQQDNDQATSLFAALKQQQQTPRDSVPSSRDRENRDRDRLSVRSRENSRSNELGGSLAEQQQQQQQQQQQQQQELTIEYQSNGKLSPAGHAVTTAPMTQQKQPIITQQSQQPSSGAPGPQPSPHQSPQAPQRGSPPNPSQGPPPGGPPGAPPSQNPSQMMLSPASGIHQMQQLLQQQILNPTQLQSFMQQHTLYLQQQQQQHHQDSSSEHASNQDRFGYFSSLKDHQHQFAELGRKKLEQAIQQLQEQLQLNVIQQTHLLQTADKKKASAPLQQLALQQQRLIQQLQIMQSQYLLQQGLGLQGHNPSSGLQPGEGLPIWKSETPDGPESHQNSNVQKSGTGLNVSSRRSEMNGTTPLDEKPLDVSSNDKAHPLYGHGVCKWPGCEVICEDYQAFLKHLNTEHTLDDRSTAQARVQMQVVSQLEIQLQKERDRLTAMMHHLHGLKQMASPEPPKSSESSTGSSIPKLNLSTALMNQPPPNFGVSQVPPVSMSALVSAVRSPAGGQLPPSVGGPPMPPIPNMPNMSGMPPLPNMPGSMPTMAGPIRRRISDKSLSLAGGLYEEGTVRRRVAVDRSGLDINEEIQRNKDFYKHADVRPPFTYASLIRQSIIESPEKQLTLNEIYNWFQSTFCYFRRNAATWKNAIRTNLSLHKCFVRYEDDFGSFWMVDDAEFLKRRHLSRGRPRKYDPTPSPTPPHLSAQGVPSKSPTLTHSPTMYGDALNANLQYFQAALGDSNMGFLNNTMCTSTTTSPDKEHILAHNDLMSPLDEPAVHIKQEGQSPEGGKLTRLIKRELVDAPAEQEGEDDQVDEREYPESHGHDSGQDEDMAEDLSMAPDIMTPEDQMEA
- the Foxp gene encoding forkhead box transcription factor P isoform X12, with translation MDHDTDGDGAINLSTSQRPSAATTPNGDTPSYGQDQQDNDQATSLFAALKQQQQTPRDSVPSSRDRENRDRDRLSVRSRENSRSNELGGSLAEQQQQQQQQQQQQQQELTIEYQSNGKLSPAGHAVTTAPMTQQKQPIITQQSQQPSSGAPGPQPSPHQSPQAPQRGSPPNPSQGPPPGGPPGAPPSQNPSQMMLSPASGIHQMQQLLQQQILNPTQLQSFMQQHTLYLQQQQQQHHQDSSSEHASNQDRFGYFSSLKDHQHQFAELGRKKLEQAIQQLQEQLQLNVIQQTHLLQTADKKKASAPLQQLALQQQRLIQQLQIMQSQYLLQQGLGLQGHNPSSGLQPGEGLPIWKSETPDGPESHQNSNVQKSGTGLNGLLNSTVSSRRSEMNGTTPLDEKPLDVSSNDKAHPLYGHGVCKWPGCEVICEDYQAFLKHLNTEHTLDDRSTAQARVQMQVVSQLEIQLQKERDRLTAMMHHLHGLKQMASPEPPKSSESSTGSSIPKLNLSTALMNQPPPNFGVSQVPPVSMSALVSAVRSPAGGQLPPSVGGPPMPPIPNMPNMSGMPPLPNMPGSMPTMAGPIRRRISDKSLSLAGGLYEEGTVRRRVAVDRSGLDINEEIQRNKDFYKHADVRPPFTYASLIRQSIIESPEKQLTLNEIYNWFQSTFCYFRRNAATWKNAIRTNLSLHKCFVRYEDDFGSFWMVDDAEFLKRRHLSRGRPRKYDPTPSPTPPHLSAQGVPSKSPTLTHSPTMYGDALNANLQYFQAALGDSNMGFLNNTMCTSTTTSPDKEHILAHNDLMSPLDEPAVHIKQEGQSPEGGKLTRLIKRELVDAPAEQEGEDDQVDEREYPESHGHDSGQDEDMAEDLSMAPDIMTPEDQMEA
- the Foxp gene encoding forkhead box transcription factor P isoform X5, whose product is MLEPRWRPVQGHIGENPFDNGSWVKEQFQPSAVPWQLNPRGHARPSDDGIMDHDTDGDGAINLSTSQRPSAATTPNGDTPSYGQDQQDNDQATSLFAALKQQQQTPRDSVPSSRDRENRDRDRLSVRSRENSRSNELGGSLAEQQQQQQQQQQQQQQELTIEYQSNGKLSPAGHAVTTAPMTQQKQPIITQQSQQPSSGAPGPQPSPHQSPQAPQRGSPPNPSQGPPPGGPPGAPPSQNPSQMMLSPASGIHQMQQLLQQQILNPTQLQSFMQQHTLYLQQQQQQHHQDSSSEHASNQDRFGYFSSLKDHQHQFAELGRKKLEQAIQQLQEQLQLNVIQQTHLLQTADKKKASAPLQQLALQQQRLIQQLQIMQSQYLLQQGLGLQGHNPSSGLQPGEGLPIWKSETPDGPESHQNSNVQKSGTGLNVSSRRSEMNGTTPLDEKPLDVSSNDKAHPLYGHGVCKWPGCEVICEDYQAFLKHLNTEHTLDDRSTAQARVQMQVVSQLEIQLQKERDRLTAMMHHLHGLKQMASPEPPKSSESSTGSSIPKLNLSTALMNQPPPNFGVSQVPPVSMSALVSAVRSPAGGQLPPSVGGPPMPPIPNMPNMSGMPPLPNMPGSMPTMAGPIRRRISDKSLSLAGGLPYMLERAGLDVQQEIQRNKDFYKHADVRPPFTYASLIRQSIIESPEKQLTLNEIYNWFQSTFCYFRRNAATWKNAIRTNLSLHKCFVRYEDDFGSFWMVDDAEFLKRRHLSRGRPRKYDPTPSPTPPHLSAQGVPSKSPTLTHSPTMYGDALNANLQYFQAALGDSNMGFLNNTMCTSTTTSPDKEHILAHNDLMSPLDEPAVHIKQEGQSPEGGKLTRLIKRELVDAPAEQEGEDDQVDEREYPESHGHDSGQDEDMAEDLSMAPDIMTPEDQMEA
- the Foxp gene encoding forkhead box transcription factor P isoform X4; translation: MLEPRWRPVQGHIGENPFDNGSWVKEQFQPSAVPWQLNPRGHARPSDDGIMDHDTDGDGAINLSTSQRPSAATTPNGDTPSYGQDQQDNDQATSLFAALKQQQQTPRDSVPSSRDRENRDRDRLSVRSRENSRSNELGGSLAEQQQQQQQQQQQQQQELTIEYQSNGKLSPAGHAVTTAPMTQQKQPIITQQSQQPSSGAPGPQPSPHQSPQAPQRGSPPNPSQGPPPGGPPGAPPSQNPSQMMLSPASGIHQMQQLLQQQILNPTQLQSFMQQHTLYLQQQQQQHHQDSSSEHASNQDRFGYFSSLKDHQHQFAELGRKKLEQAIQQLQEQLQLNVIQQTHLLQTADKKKASAPLQQLALQQQRLIQQLQIMQSQYLLQQGLGLQGHNPSSGLQPGEGLPIWKSETPDGPESHQNSNVQKSGTGLNGLLNSTVSSRRSEMNGTTPLDEKPLDVSSNDKAHPLYGHGVCKWPGCEVICEDYQAFLKHLNTEHTLDDRSTAQARVQMQVVSQLEIQLQKERDRLTAMMHHLHGLKQMASPEPPKSSESSTGSSIPKLNLSTALMNQPPPNFGVSQVPPVSMSALVSAVRSPAGGQLPPSVGGPPMPPIPNMPNMSGMPPLPNMPGSMPTMAGPIRRRISDKSLSLAGGLPYMLERAGLDVQQEIQRNKDFYKHADVRPPFTYASLIRQSIIESPEKQLTLNEIYNWFQSTFCYFRRNAATWKNAIRTNLSLHKCFVRYEDDFGSFWMVDDAEFLKRRHLSRGRPRKYDPTPSPTPPHLSAQGVPSKSPTLTHSPTMYGDALNANLQYFQAALGDSNMGFLNNTMCTSTTTSPDKEHILAHNDLMSPLDEPAVHIKQEGQSPEGGKLTRLIKRELVDAPAEQEGEDDQVDEREYPESHGHDSGQDEDMAEDLSMAPDIMTPEDQMEA